The Daphnia carinata strain CSIRO-1 chromosome 9, CSIRO_AGI_Dcar_HiC_V3, whole genome shotgun sequence nucleotide sequence GGAACATACTTTCCGCCTGAACCTCACCAAGCATACACGTGaggaattttatttcaaagtcacACATAAAAAACTTAAATACTTACTTGAAGCTTCATTGTAATAAACATTGATTCTTTCAAGTTGAAGGTTGCTGTCACCAATGTATTTGCCCTCTGGATCTACGCCATGTTCATCGGAAATGATCTCCCAGAACTAAGATAACATCAATAAGATTAACGACAAATTCTTTACATACGCAATACATCAAAAGGTTTCACTAAGAAAACTGGTCTCAACCGGCACCGCCTCGTGGAGTGAATCCGACTTGCAACCGCGGGTTGGGTCGGCACCCAGGGAGGGAATGGGTGTGGTTAGGCTGTAACACGTCAGCGGCCATTACGCCGGCAACGGCACCCATACACCCAAACCGTCAAAAGGGACATTTTTCCACAACAGAATCAGATTTGGGCAAtgacaagaaaacaatttacCTTAGAACCGATCTGGTTACCGCATTGACCGGCTTGGAGATGGACGATTTCGCGCATGTTGATGAATTAATTGGATAAATGGACTTTGTAAAGAAGATTGAAATAGCCGCGAAGTCAGGTACTTGCAACAAGGACCAGACAAGACGAACGCTTTAGACTGAATGACAAACCCAACGTTCTTCCACTAACAATCGTCGAAGTTGTGGCCGTGATTAAAGTATCGTCTAGCCAGCTAGACAGTATCGATTGttggaaaatcaataacaaaattgCGAAATTGGATGATTCTGAATCTGGAACGGATGGAATGAAACTTTTTTATTATCCATATCCATAAGATTTAACCCAATTGAATCTCATCGTCTATTTAAATctataaaagtaaaaaatactAGCAGGTTTTACAACTATAGAATCGATTGAATTATTCGATTACGATAGTGAATTTTCGCGCCTTTTTTGGTCATGGCTCTTCAGTTTCCCCTCCCATAAGGGCGAGTTTCTCTTCTCGCTCTATTCGAAACCATTACACACTTTCATCGTATGTGATCATATTCTTTAATAATGAGCAACATTCAGCTATGATTGTCAATTAACCTAGAAAACATTTCCATAGAAGAAAGACCAGATAGTTGGAGACCTTTCTCTCTCGATTGTTTATATCTATTCGTTGTTGATGAATCGCGAGTCGACGACCTTTGAAATTCAAGATGGCTTTCGAGCATTACAGCATTGACTCCCGCGTAGTCCGGAAAATCGACCGTGTTATTGAGGCCACACAGCAGGTAGTGAAGACCTCAAAGGTGACAcacagtgtgtgtgtatcaCCTTTTAGTTACTAACATACCCTGCTAAAacatttcgtgtttttttccttgttttttatattttacattaTACCAAACTATGCATACATGATTCTGCCGGAGGCATTCCTGTTTTGTTGCTGTTTAGGATGGCCAAGTATGGTCGTGAATTCTTGTGTATACCGTTCGTTCTTCTTTGTTCGTTCTAcagagttaaaaagaaaacattctaATAAATATTGCAAACAACATTGTCTCTTGAATATATTTTTGCACAGGCATGTAGTAATTGGTAAAAGAagttatatatgtataaaggGTGTGTTAGAAGCCATGTTTATAACGTCACACACACATGAGCacacatgtttttatttttacattacATGGCGAAATGAGCATTCGACATTTTCtatcttttgtctttttaaagTTCCGTTTCCTTAACTCAATGAATCATCTATGctgattcattttctttatatgcaaaaatggaaagaaaaataagaagagagaAATCGTCAgcataaaaaatcaaaaaccgCGGATTAGGTGTCGTCATCattccaacagaaaaaaaaacaggtaaaatagaaaacagaaaaaaatgggcgaaGCATGACAAATTCCGTTTCAGATAGTAGTGGTGCAGTAGTAAAATAATAGTGGTGCACATAAAGAACAGCAACAGATAAACCAGATTTGCTCTCTGTGCCAGGTGATTCATACGCCCGTGTCATGTCTCTCCCCTCGTTCGACACGAAAAGGTGTGGCACACGCGTTGTTGTGTATATTTATTATATATGTGTGCCACCCGTGCCCATTTAGGGTAACATCccaaaaagggagaaaattaccaattgtttttgttttttcctcccATTTTTAGGGTTTTCATGTCATCACGATGgagatttaaaaacaaaggaatctttttctcctttctaaCTCTTTAAATTAAtattcatgtgtttttttttttttagccgtTGATCTGTCTAGGCCACGCTATCTTGGCGTCTTGACGCCGGAAGGCAAACGTAGTGCAGGGTCGATCTATTCCGCCTCCGTTGACGGCGGCCGTCACTGCCGCAGCCGCCACAGCCGTCGCTGCAGCGTTGCCCAAAATCCACGTCTGAGGGTTTTCCGTCTCGGGTAATTGGATCTCTAAGTgatgacaacaacaacaacaacaaaaaaaaaaaaaaaaaaaaaaaagaaataagttgGAGATAATATTAAAAAGAGGAATTCTTTTATCTCGTCCAATGCCATGGGAGCCGTCACGAACGGTCACAGTCTGGCGGAGAAGCCAAACAAGTGAAAGAGGAAATGGTTGGAACGCACCTTGGCCGTCTACAAGAGCCACCAGCGTAAAGTCCTGAGGGTTGGACAGTCGCAGTTTGAGGGCTAGTAATTTGGTGACGTCACGAACTGTCATGGATGGCCGTAGGGGAACGGTACGGGCCAATAAACTGCTCTGGTTCTCATCGGCTACCAGAACTCGAAGAACGCAAGGCGTTTGGATGGATGTCGACATGGACGTACATGAGGAGACGTCGCCTCCAGGGATTGAAGTCAGCGTTCCCATCCAACTGCCGCAATCCGACGGAGAGGCCGGCCTCGACTGAAGGTTCTTCAAGAGCTGAGCGGCGGAACTCAGGGCTGTTAAGAAATAACCACCTTCGCCGGCTAATAGCGAAGGTTGGAGCAAGGCCCACATGAAATCGGCTTCCATTTCAGCTGTGGAGAAACCGCAATGGGCCAGCAACCAGGCTAATAGCGGAAGGAAATCTTCAGCCGCGACAGACTCGCCACATGTTTCGGCTGCGTGATTGTAGATGACAGTGCAAGCGTCAAGCAACTGTTCCAGCTTGTCCAAAGGAGAAGCTGCCCGTTGCAAACGTTCCATGCTGGCTGTTGCCCGGTCCAGGATGTCCGTCGAAGGTGGCGTTTGCCCTTCTTTCAATCCTAAACTTGACGGATGAATCTCACGAGCTACTCGGATTCCAGCAAGTAATTGCTGCACACTTCCAGCAGCTAGAGCTTCTTGTCCCAGTAATTTGTACAAATGCGACCTATTAAATTCAGATCATTAATAACATTCAAcgttcatttcctttttttgcaattgaaaTACCGAAGCGGAAGAGTGACCAGCTGATGTAGAACGAGTTCCAGGACGACATCGACATTGAGGAATTCATTCGATTTAAGTTTAGCACGAATGTCCAACAATGCATTATCAAAGGCCGGCTCTCCATGTTGAACTAAAAAGTTTTTAATTCCCGAAATGAATTGACGGACGTTACGGAGGACAGCTGCTGCCCGCTGCTCTTTGGCTTCTCGTGTACACTGTAGGAAATTTTGCAAACTTCGGCCAAAAGTTGTGGTACAATCCCGTCCCAGTTGAAGAATCAAAACCTGGAAAGAAAATACATGAATTAAATTTACATACAAAAAAACGTTTCATCATCGATACCTGAAGGTTTCTGCCAGCTTGGCTGTTACACGTGGAACGCAAGGCTAATAATCGAGGAGAAGCCAACAATGGGTCCATTTTGTCCTTGAAACTGCGGGTGCGTGAAAGCGGAGCATGTGAACCGGAAGGGGGTCGGTCGTTTATCGATTTCGGCGCTGGATCGATTGGCCTCAGCGTTTCGAAATCACTGAGTGTGCCAATTCCGCCGTCTGACGAATTCGAGCTGCCCGTATTGAGCGTATGTTGCTGGGCGAGATGGAGAGACCGCTTCCGTCTGCCTATCGTACTAGTTCCTCCACGGATGCTACTAGATGGCGATGAAAGAAGTCGATCCCATCGAGCGCTATCCCAAGGCTCAGAAAATTCAGTGACTGTTCCATCATCACTCGAATCATTATCTCGTTCATCCGGCTCTTCATCCGCTTCCTCCAGATCACCAGCCGAGCCTGATAATAAATTATCATAAGCAGAAACTCGTTGTTTTGTTAGATGAGATGTGGCCACATTCCGAGTCAACTGAGGATGTGATGGAACAGGCGATGGAGTGCCCAAGGCCGCCGATGGGCACAAGGTCGTTAAGACTTCCTGTCGTGTGTGAAAATTTCCaatcaaaattcatttaaacaaaaaatctaaattgTTAAGATATACCTGTATGGTAACCGTATCTTCTCCAGGCGCTGGGAGATAAATGACGGATGGAAAAGCTTTACGTTGTTCGATTGGCAACGATGTCGTGATGGATGAACCGGTTGGAGGCTTCGGCATAACAACCTGCTTGCCTCTATTGTTGTTTGATATGGGACGCTGTCCAGTTGGTGGCAAGACGTTGACCCTCGGATTCGATTGCGATGGTGTCAAACTGGGCAGAGTGCAACGGACGTAACCGTCTTTAGTAAATGTACTGAAATCAGTTGTCGGTACGGATGGAAAAGGAGGTACAGGCAATGGCCGTCCTGGTTGTTGATGTTTCCATGCTAATTCCGGAGGTAAGGCATCCGCTGGTTCAGAATAAAGAGGAGATGTTCTCCGGCTGTTTGTTTCTCCTCGACTTTCGGTCGAACTGCAACTTGTCCGTCTCCGAACTAGTGCGACAATTTCACTTGTATCCGGTTCagcattttctttgttctccACCTGCATTTGGATCTTATCCTCTTGTTGATGATCGATTTCAGGCACTGGATTATTTCGGATTTCGATAATTGTCACAGATAATCTTTGTGGTTCTTCCTGGAAAGGCGATGGTGGTTTAATCTCTTCCGGCTCTATGACATCTACCAATGACTCTGGTCCACTTGAAATCGACGGTCTGCGTTCCGGGCTGACTGACGTCATCTTTTCCAACGTCGAATTCGAGCTGCTACTTGTGGCAGAATAATTCTCATGACAGATCTCATCTTCCGGCCGATCACTTAAGGCCGTATCTTCTTCATTGGCCAGTATAACGGGCCGTGGTGGAGGATCGTATCCTTCATCAGCGTCTTCATCGTGACTGGCACCGGGCGACGTGCCCCAAATATCTTCATAATCGCTGGCCTTGTCCGCCAAACTGCTGTGATGGCATTGCGGAGACAATGGAGCTGTCGATCTCCTCCGCCggggttttcttcttctctgtaCGTGCcttttaatttccttttttggctGTTCTTCGACAACTGGAACAACTTCTTTCAACAACGGTGGGGTGTCAATAGCAAAAACGGGCGATTCCGGTTCAAGTGATGAATCCGATGAAGGATTGAAATTGGTAATAGCCAATTGAGGTTTGCACCAACGTGGGGGAGGTGGCGGAGGCACTGGCTCGGAACCACGAGCTTCCAATCGAGGTGAATGACTTTTCCGGTCATCGGGTGTAGTTGGGGTTGGAAGCAACGGTTCGAATGTGGATAGCCTTAATGGCGGTACTGGCGGTGCCCTCTTAGTTGAAATCGTTAAAATGTTTTCA carries:
- the LOC130688854 gene encoding protein sprint-like, whose amino-acid sequence is MSCASSSPVGFAASHFSAQSSPVLPSMKSGDGSQPSPAPRSSSYMLMLNSFASDLDSILSDLSTSPTLRGSQELVGSPDRSDVGNSPAVSCPDLPGFSQSCGEDAVDSSDIPLLERLIRSHPIWYLPNIQRVAAAQLLQNQEQGVFITRQSSQPGTLALSVKLTSTVPEAGSRLSIGAAVIGAGVQHYLIEAAETPQNGVRLESSDFVFDNLPALLAHYCQCCDELPVRLRLPARIRNCSNRPSLTSLASLGQEFWNTGENILTISTKRAPPVPPLRLSTFEPLLPTPTTPDDRKSHSPRLEARGSEPVPPPPPPRWCKPQLAITNFNPSSDSSLEPESPVFAIDTPPLLKEVVPVVEEQPKKEIKRHVQRRRKPRRRRSTAPLSPQCHHSSLADKASDYEDIWGTSPGASHDEDADEGYDPPPRPVILANEEDTALSDRPEDEICHENYSATSSSSNSTLEKMTSVSPERRPSISSGPESLVDVIEPEEIKPPSPFQEEPQRLSVTIIEIRNNPVPEIDHQQEDKIQMQVENKENAEPDTSEIVALVRRRTSCSSTESRGETNSRRTSPLYSEPADALPPELAWKHQQPGRPLPVPPFPSVPTTDFSTFTKDGYVRCTLPSLTPSQSNPRVNVLPPTGQRPISNNNRGKQVVMPKPPTGSSITTSLPIEQRKAFPSVIYLPAPGEDTVTIQEVLTTLCPSAALGTPSPVPSHPQLTRNVATSHLTKQRVSAYDNLLSGSAGDLEEADEEPDERDNDSSDDGTVTEFSEPWDSARWDRLLSSPSSSIRGGTSTIGRRKRSLHLAQQHTLNTGSSNSSDGGIGTLSDFETLRPIDPAPKSINDRPPSGSHAPLSRTRSFKDKMDPLLASPRLLALRSTCNSQAGRNLQVLILQLGRDCTTTFGRSLQNFLQCTREAKEQRAAAVLRNVRQFISGIKNFLVQHGEPAFDNALLDIRAKLKSNEFLNVDVVLELVLHQLVTLPLRSHLYKLLGQEALAAGSVQQLLAGIRVAREIHPSSLGLKEGQTPPSTDILDRATASMERLQRAASPLDKLEQLLDACTVIYNHAAETCGESVAAEDFLPLLAWLLAHCGFSTAEMEADFMWALLQPSLLAGEGGYFLTALSSAAQLLKNLQSRPASPSDCGSWMGTLTSIPGGDVSSCTSMSTSIQTPCVLRVLVADENQSSLLARTVPLRPSMTVRDVTKLLALKLRLSNPQDFTLVALVDGQEIQLPETENPQTWILGNAAATAVAAAAVTAAVNGGGIDRPCTTFAFRRQDAKIAWPRQING